Proteins co-encoded in one Bacillus paramycoides genomic window:
- a CDS encoding DUF1203 domain-containing protein — translation MRNNFQIVALQEKEFNNLFLMNEEVLKSIGAVKIIANKNPGYPCRISLKDAEVGEEVILLNYQYHSVNSPYKASGPIFIRKGATTAKLDINEIPHMLHHRYLSVRGYNTDSMIVEARVTEGVNLRENIDEIFDNKEVEYIHILNAKPGCYNCLVNRV, via the coding sequence ATGAGAAATAACTTTCAAATCGTTGCGTTACAAGAGAAGGAGTTTAATAACCTATTTCTAATGAATGAAGAAGTATTAAAAAGTATCGGGGCAGTCAAAATAATAGCAAATAAAAATCCTGGATATCCTTGTAGGATAAGTTTGAAGGATGCTGAGGTAGGAGAAGAGGTAATCTTACTGAATTACCAATATCATAGTGTTAATTCGCCTTATAAAGCAAGTGGTCCTATATTTATACGAAAGGGAGCAACTACTGCTAAGCTAGATATAAATGAAATTCCGCATATGTTACATCATAGGTATCTATCTGTACGCGGCTACAATACTGACTCAATGATTGTAGAAGCAAGGGTTACAGAAGGTGTAAATTTAAGAGAAAATATAGATGAAATTTTTGATAATAAAGAAGTAGAATATATTCACATTCTTAACGCTAAACCAGGATGCTATAACTGCCTTGTTAATAGAGTGTGA
- a CDS encoding bifunctional transcriptional activator/DNA repair enzyme AdaA, with translation MKDQNNLSRDTMWKATVSCDSAYDGIFFYAVKTTGIFCRPSCKSKVPNYENVSFFSNAQEAQRSGYRPCKRCRSDLNIKIYDPFECVLEDTMRLIKNNYVQNMSLNEIASRVGVSRFHLNRIFKERTGYTPRIYLERIRVKKAKELLLTTVFNSTEIGYQTGYQSVSSFYNAFKRNTGFSPSQFRAFHSGNTVNQELD, from the coding sequence ATGAAGGATCAAAATAACCTTTCCAGAGATACCATGTGGAAAGCAACAGTATCATGTGATTCAGCGTATGACGGGATATTCTTTTACGCAGTCAAGACAACTGGAATTTTCTGTCGGCCTTCTTGCAAGTCTAAGGTTCCTAATTATGAAAATGTATCCTTTTTTTCAAATGCGCAAGAAGCTCAAAGGTCAGGATATCGCCCATGCAAAAGATGCCGATCAGATCTAAATATAAAAATATACGACCCGTTCGAATGCGTTTTGGAAGATACTATGCGATTAATAAAAAATAATTATGTTCAAAACATGTCTTTAAATGAAATTGCATCAAGGGTAGGAGTTAGTCGTTTTCATTTAAATCGGATTTTCAAAGAAAGAACAGGGTATACTCCTCGAATATATTTAGAAAGGATCAGAGTTAAGAAAGCAAAGGAACTTCTCTTGACAACGGTCTTTAATAGTACAGAGATTGGTTATCAAACAGGCTATCAAAGTGTATCTAGCTTTTATAATGCATTTAAAAGAAATACAGGATTTTCACCGAGTCAATTCCGTGCTTTCCATAGTGGAAATACCGTAAACCAAGAACTTGACTGA
- a CDS encoding APC family permease encodes MNNKAIGLFQGIALYISAILGSGVLFLSGVTASIAGPASIVSWFIVIIISFPLAYSFASLARIYPDSGGAATFVRNSFGYHLGNIVGWFYFVTAAVGQTIVSLTGAFYVSQAFGFSHFETILIAVFILVIAGVSNYYGVNVSGKVALILSSLLLILLASAVFVAFPRIQWGNFTPFVPNGWFSVGNAITVIFWSFFGWEAICNLAEHFKRPEKDIVKGAVISAVVIGLLFLALSLVTIGTATYGSQESNLSPIGVIMGDTVGGGAKVVTAVLALIICTGTANAFVASLTQLGYSLSRDGAFPKFFSRLHATTQIPRQMVLFVICFSVAGVLVTKALSLTFDDILFIPTSLGILVYVLSMAAGVKLFRKNTPAWWASLISFILCLLVIPFFQLYIFVPLIVVAIYVSYMILSNKIFAYKGGLKSNEGSK; translated from the coding sequence ATGAACAATAAAGCCATTGGATTATTTCAAGGAATTGCGTTATACATTTCAGCTATTCTAGGATCAGGTGTCCTTTTTTTATCGGGGGTAACGGCCTCAATAGCGGGCCCTGCATCTATTGTATCCTGGTTTATCGTTATTATAATTAGTTTTCCGCTTGCTTATTCCTTTGCTAGTTTAGCACGGATATATCCTGATTCCGGTGGAGCAGCAACCTTTGTTAGAAATTCTTTTGGATATCATCTTGGCAATATCGTTGGGTGGTTTTATTTTGTAACAGCAGCAGTTGGTCAAACGATTGTATCTTTAACTGGTGCTTTTTACGTCAGTCAGGCATTTGGATTTTCGCATTTTGAAACAATTTTAATTGCCGTCTTTATTTTGGTAATTGCAGGTGTTTCCAATTATTACGGCGTAAATGTTAGTGGTAAAGTTGCATTGATTTTAAGTTCTTTATTACTGATTCTTTTAGCGTCAGCTGTATTTGTGGCGTTTCCAAGAATACAATGGGGAAATTTTACTCCCTTTGTTCCAAATGGATGGTTTTCTGTCGGGAACGCTATAACGGTTATCTTTTGGTCATTTTTCGGTTGGGAGGCGATTTGTAATTTGGCTGAGCACTTTAAAAGACCAGAAAAAGATATTGTCAAAGGAGCAGTTATTAGTGCAGTTGTCATTGGATTATTATTTTTAGCGCTAAGCCTTGTTACTATTGGAACGGCTACGTATGGCAGTCAAGAAAGTAACCTGTCTCCTATTGGTGTTATAATGGGAGATACAGTAGGCGGAGGTGCCAAAGTCGTTACAGCTGTTTTAGCTTTAATTATTTGTACAGGGACAGCGAATGCTTTTGTAGCCAGCCTAACGCAATTAGGATATTCATTAAGCAGAGATGGCGCTTTCCCAAAATTTTTCTCAAGGCTGCATGCAACTACTCAAATTCCAAGACAGATGGTATTGTTTGTTATCTGTTTTTCGGTAGCAGGTGTGTTAGTGACAAAAGCTTTGTCACTAACGTTTGATGATATTTTGTTTATACCGACTTCTCTTGGGATTCTAGTTTATGTTCTTTCAATGGCAGCAGGCGTTAAATTATTTAGGAAGAACACACCGGCATGGTGGGCATCGTTAATCTCTTTCATTTTATGTTTGCTGGTGATTCCATTTTTTCAATTGTATATATTTGTTCCGTTAATTGTCGTGGCTATATATGTGAGTTATATGATTTTGAGTAATAAGATTTTCGCCTACAAGGGAGGATTAAAATCTAATGAAGGATCAAAATAA
- a CDS encoding serine hydrolase domain-containing protein, which yields MENKLYGVLAATLALTMSLPTGAIASSSSKTAVVANQEVASKDLEKIAAENAALLTKSYETTSVQYALIDNGKLILSGQTGKNDIEGKEPLTKDTLYGIGSTSKVYTAAAVMKLVDEGKVDLDAPVARYIPDFKMKDKRYKRITPRMLLNHSSGLQGSTFNNAFLFKDNDAYAHDILLQQLSNQNLKADPGAFSVYCNDGFTMAEILVERVSGMSFTEFLHQKFTEPLKLNHTITSQDKWEDEKRAGLYSPTYQGQLPSEMVNVIGTGGISSTAEDVVRFSQIFMGQGKEILSNKAVKAMEQEEYKKGMWPGDSGNVFNYGLGWDSVKLYPFSEYGIKALTKGGDTILQHATLVVLPEQKMAAAVLSSGGSSMTNQLLANKLLLARLKEKGTIKEIKPDKSFGKPVKAKVPQDVVKKAGFYGNSYSHFKIEITKKGELFLPTKPEEKYVYTADGSFINEKGTSRLNFVTEKNGKVYLRESTYELSPGLGQNVMTHYLAQKLENNVLPKKTAAAWAKREGGKFYLVNEKFNSMNYLGQLMPLNTQITIKDGYWDGKKITGPNTATHQIQIPVMNGRDTKEAHFYTEDGTEYMEMSSFLYVSESNVKSLDTGQLSKVTLQKNGHAKWFTIPQEAVGKTMNVELPSGSSFAVYDENGVCVNFTVVSGNNNVKLPENGTVVFAGAPNSEFTVALN from the coding sequence ATGGAAAATAAATTATATGGGGTGTTAGCCGCTACCTTAGCTCTAACGATGAGCCTACCAACAGGAGCGATAGCGTCTTCTAGCAGTAAGACGGCGGTTGTAGCTAACCAAGAAGTTGCTAGCAAGGATTTGGAGAAGATTGCTGCAGAGAACGCTGCACTGCTCACGAAGTCCTATGAGACGACTAGCGTACAGTATGCGCTGATTGATAATGGTAAACTTATTTTGTCAGGGCAGACAGGTAAGAACGACATAGAAGGGAAAGAGCCACTAACCAAAGATACTCTATACGGAATTGGCTCAACCAGTAAAGTATATACGGCTGCGGCTGTTATGAAACTAGTAGACGAAGGGAAAGTTGATTTGGATGCTCCTGTTGCCCGCTATATTCCTGATTTCAAAATGAAAGATAAACGATATAAGCGTATTACACCGCGTATGCTGTTGAATCACTCCTCGGGTTTGCAAGGTTCGACGTTCAATAATGCATTTTTATTTAAAGATAATGATGCTTATGCTCATGATATCTTGTTGCAACAATTGTCCAACCAAAACTTGAAGGCAGACCCTGGTGCGTTCTCAGTATACTGTAATGACGGTTTTACAATGGCTGAGATCTTGGTAGAAAGAGTCAGTGGTATGAGTTTTACTGAATTTCTACATCAAAAGTTTACAGAGCCATTAAAACTGAATCATACGATAACATCGCAAGACAAATGGGAAGACGAAAAGCGGGCTGGACTGTATTCTCCGACATACCAGGGACAGCTTCCAAGTGAAATGGTGAATGTGATTGGTACGGGAGGAATCTCTTCTACTGCAGAAGATGTGGTGCGATTCTCACAAATATTTATGGGACAGGGAAAAGAAATTCTCTCTAATAAAGCAGTCAAGGCGATGGAACAAGAAGAATATAAAAAAGGAATGTGGCCGGGAGATAGCGGAAATGTGTTCAACTATGGTCTTGGCTGGGATAGTGTGAAACTATACCCATTCAGTGAATATGGGATAAAAGCGTTGACTAAGGGTGGGGATACGATACTGCAACATGCTACATTGGTCGTGCTTCCAGAACAGAAGATGGCAGCAGCTGTATTGTCCTCCGGCGGCTCCAGCATGACAAATCAACTGTTGGCAAACAAATTACTGCTAGCTAGGCTTAAAGAAAAAGGGACAATTAAGGAGATAAAACCAGATAAATCCTTCGGCAAGCCAGTCAAGGCTAAAGTGCCCCAAGACGTGGTAAAAAAAGCAGGATTTTATGGAAATAGCTACAGCCATTTCAAAATAGAAATTACGAAGAAGGGAGAACTGTTTTTACCAACTAAACCGGAAGAAAAATATGTATATACGGCGGATGGAAGCTTTATAAATGAGAAGGGTACTTCCAGGCTTAACTTTGTCACTGAGAAGAATGGAAAAGTTTATTTGAGAGAGAGCACATATGAATTATCACCGGGATTGGGGCAAAATGTGATGACTCACTATTTAGCCCAGAAATTAGAAAACAATGTGTTACCGAAGAAAACAGCTGCTGCATGGGCGAAGCGTGAGGGTGGCAAGTTCTACCTCGTTAACGAAAAATTTAATTCTATGAACTATCTAGGACAACTAATGCCTCTTAACACACAAATTACGATCAAGGATGGGTATTGGGACGGCAAAAAAATTACAGGTCCGAATACGGCGACGCATCAAATTCAGATTCCTGTGATGAATGGGCGGGATACAAAGGAAGCCCATTTCTATACAGAGGATGGTACTGAATATATGGAGATGTCCAGCTTTTTATACGTCAGTGAATCTAACGTAAAATCCCTTGATACAGGTCAATTATCGAAAGTTACACTGCAAAAAAATGGGCATGCCAAATGGTTTACGATCCCGCAAGAGGCAGTAGGGAAAACGATGAATGTGGAGTTGCCATCAGGAAGTTCATTCGCGGTGTATGATGAGAATGGAGTATGCGTCAATTTTACCGTTGTGAGCGGCAATAACAACGTGAAACTACCAGAGAACGGAACGGTTGTATTTGCTGGTGCACCGAACTCAGAATTTACAGTCGCATTGAACTAG
- a CDS encoding PepSY domain-containing protein, whose translation MLKHKKKIIISVIAILVSGIAIVGGYYGMGYNYAKKNENYTEKQVREIALAHTNGEIMNVKKEFELEDDKLAQSTFEYEVEIKTSDNLLNSLKVSARTGTIEINNED comes from the coding sequence ATGTTAAAACATAAAAAGAAAATAATAATAAGTGTAATTGCTATTTTAGTAAGTGGTATTGCGATTGTTGGTGGATATTATGGTATGGGTTACAATTATGCCAAAAAGAACGAAAACTACACAGAGAAACAAGTTCGTGAAATTGCTTTAGCTCATACAAATGGAGAAATTATGAATGTGAAAAAAGAATTCGAATTAGAAGATGACAAATTAGCACAATCTACATTTGAATATGAAGTGGAAATCAAAACATCTGATAATCTGTTAAATAGTTTAAAAGTTAGTGCTAGAACAGGTACAATAGAAATTAATAATGAAGATTGA
- a CDS encoding response regulator transcription factor: MRVLIVEDEQDLQNILVKRLNAEHYSVDACGDGEDALDYINMATYDLIVLDIMIPGINGLQVLQKLRADNNTTPVLLLTAKDTIDDRVTGLDLGADDYLVKPFAFDELLARIRVLMRRNTGNTSNVFEIADLVVDCNMHKVTRGDQVITLSSKEFAILEYMIRNKEVVLTRDKIEQHVWNYDYEGGSNIIDVYVRYLRKKIDSQFETKLIHTVRGTGYVLRVES, encoded by the coding sequence ATGCGAGTTCTTATTGTCGAAGATGAACAAGACTTACAAAATATATTAGTAAAACGATTAAATGCAGAACATTATAGTGTCGACGCATGTGGGGATGGAGAAGATGCCTTGGATTATATAAACATGGCTACCTACGATTTGATTGTGCTTGACATTATGATTCCCGGAATAAATGGTTTGCAAGTATTACAAAAATTACGCGCGGACAATAACACAACTCCTGTCTTGCTTCTTACAGCTAAAGATACAATTGACGATCGCGTAACAGGACTCGACTTAGGTGCGGACGATTATTTAGTAAAACCATTTGCTTTTGACGAACTGTTAGCAAGAATTCGCGTGTTAATGCGAAGAAATACAGGAAACACATCTAATGTGTTTGAAATCGCTGACCTAGTGGTAGATTGTAATATGCATAAAGTAACAAGAGGAGACCAGGTTATCACTCTTTCCAGTAAAGAATTTGCTATTTTAGAATATATGATTCGTAATAAAGAAGTTGTGCTGACACGAGATAAAATTGAGCAACATGTGTGGAATTACGACTATGAAGGTGGCTCGAATATTATTGATGTTTACGTCCGCTATCTTCGTAAAAAAATTGATAGCCAGTTTGAAACGAAGTTAATTCATACAGTACGAGGAACTGGTTACGTATTGCGAGTAGAATCATGA
- a CDS encoding sensor histidine kinase: MKRLSIKMRVTLWYTGLIVIIMALVLAFILTSSDKVLLFNMKDQLKSTVKESIEDIEYKHGQLKMDDDFEPLEDGVNIIIYNKQGELLAGNSPTSFNKKISLKSDEIQTIKDGNKEWIVYDFLHNTGGDEPVWIRGIMTMSQLSSTMNTLIVITLISFPLLILIAAVGGYFITQRAFRPVQQISDSASKISDGKDLSKRIHLQGSPKDEMYHLAQTFDKMFERLETSFESEKQFTSDASHELRTPTSVIISQCEYALSQRNNPKEMEESLEVILKQSRKMSALLSQLLLLARVDQGNHNTFQFECINMSELTEIVVEELSLMDQEASIDITTHIEENLFIKADQTLMMRLLMNLLTNAIAYSKANGTVHMQLSRDGNNIIGKVSDNGIGISEQHITKIWDRFYRVDAARTSSSAGNTGLGLSMVKWIIELHGGEITVESKLGEGSTFTFKLPIEKRA, from the coding sequence ATGAAAAGACTATCAATAAAAATGAGAGTAACCCTGTGGTATACAGGGCTAATTGTAATTATTATGGCACTCGTGTTAGCTTTTATTTTAACTTCTTCAGATAAAGTTTTGCTTTTTAATATGAAAGATCAATTGAAGAGCACAGTAAAAGAAAGCATAGAAGATATTGAATATAAGCATGGACAATTAAAGATGGACGATGATTTTGAACCCTTAGAAGATGGAGTAAATATCATCATTTATAATAAACAAGGTGAGCTGCTGGCAGGTAATAGTCCAACAAGCTTTAATAAAAAGATATCGCTGAAATCCGATGAAATACAAACCATTAAAGACGGTAATAAAGAATGGATTGTATATGATTTTCTCCATAATACAGGCGGCGATGAGCCAGTCTGGATTCGTGGAATAATGACTATGAGCCAATTATCGTCAACGATGAATACGCTTATCGTCATAACACTCATCTCATTCCCATTACTTATTCTCATTGCGGCAGTGGGAGGATATTTTATTACGCAAAGAGCGTTTCGACCTGTGCAACAAATAAGTGATTCAGCCAGTAAAATTAGTGATGGTAAAGACCTTTCGAAGAGAATTCATTTACAAGGTTCACCGAAGGACGAAATGTATCATTTAGCACAAACCTTTGACAAAATGTTTGAGCGATTAGAGACATCGTTCGAAAGTGAAAAACAATTTACATCTGACGCATCTCATGAATTAAGAACACCAACATCTGTTATTATTTCACAATGTGAATACGCTTTATCACAGAGGAATAACCCGAAAGAAATGGAAGAATCGTTAGAAGTCATTTTAAAGCAATCACGTAAAATGTCCGCGCTACTATCCCAACTCTTATTGTTAGCAAGAGTTGACCAAGGAAACCATAATACTTTCCAATTTGAATGCATCAATATGAGTGAATTAACGGAAATCGTTGTAGAAGAGCTTTCATTAATGGATCAAGAAGCATCGATTGATATCACAACTCATATAGAGGAAAACCTGTTTATAAAAGCTGATCAAACATTGATGATGCGTTTATTAATGAATTTACTAACGAATGCGATTGCTTATAGCAAAGCGAACGGCACTGTGCATATGCAACTGTCCCGTGATGGAAATAACATAATAGGTAAAGTCTCCGATAATGGCATTGGCATCAGCGAGCAACATATTACGAAAATATGGGACCGATTCTATCGAGTTGACGCAGCACGAACATCTTCAAGCGCCGGAAACACAGGGTTAGGATTGTCGATGGTAAAATGGATTATCGAACTACACGGAGGAGAAATTACGGTTGAAAGTAAATTAGGAGAAGGCAGTACATTTACTTTTAAACTACCAATTGAAAAACGAGCATAA
- a CDS encoding L,D-transpeptidase family protein produces MNNNSVNESVEEVEKKRVRSKKRFTNWKLIAAGGGVIALLIGGLNYYQATHFNSNVTINDTNVGGLSADQAIQKLKTSGLANKVYIDQQEILDEQDTKTELTEKDMPQVKKLLKSQWTFFPSAKEKDYSLLPKEVDQYRSETMKKLVEEKLVSMNEKLKAPQDAMAKLEQGKVVISKSVDGKQYDVTNLLKDYDKQKHKSEIHLKSAYIQPIKEDDPIIKKEEKALQNLLTQSVDYKVQDEVYSLKAKDLIQNASMSKDMKVAIDASDIQKKVAEINKAKSTLHKDFAFKTHSGSVISVKGQGYGWALDVEKETKQVQQAFEKGEKSLSASNIHGNGWEKEGIGYKTTSNNGIGDTYAEVSIADQQIWIYKDGKLVVTTNVVTGKHSTGEDTSPGVWYVLYKRTPYTLRGSAVGKADYAVKVDYWVPFTNSGQGFHDAGWRKDWGNNAYLTGGSGGCVNLLPNVAKTVYDSLNTYDPVIVY; encoded by the coding sequence ATGAACAATAATTCAGTAAATGAATCTGTTGAAGAAGTTGAGAAAAAACGGGTAAGATCAAAAAAACGTTTTACAAATTGGAAGCTAATCGCTGCGGGTGGCGGTGTAATTGCACTTCTTATTGGGGGATTGAATTATTATCAAGCAACTCACTTCAATTCAAATGTTACAATTAACGATACGAATGTTGGTGGTTTGAGCGCTGATCAGGCAATACAGAAATTAAAGACGTCTGGGCTAGCGAATAAAGTCTATATTGATCAACAAGAAATTTTAGATGAACAAGATACAAAAACGGAACTGACGGAAAAAGATATGCCACAAGTTAAGAAATTATTAAAAAGCCAGTGGACATTTTTCCCTTCCGCAAAGGAAAAAGATTATTCATTGCTACCGAAAGAAGTAGATCAGTATCGTAGTGAAACGATGAAAAAGCTTGTGGAAGAAAAGCTCGTTTCAATGAATGAAAAATTAAAAGCGCCTCAAGATGCTATGGCGAAGCTTGAACAAGGAAAAGTTGTTATTTCGAAGAGCGTTGATGGGAAACAATATGACGTTACGAATCTACTAAAAGATTACGATAAGCAGAAGCATAAAAGCGAAATTCATTTAAAGTCTGCATACATACAACCTATTAAAGAAGATGATCCAATTATTAAAAAAGAAGAGAAAGCATTACAAAATCTTCTTACGCAGTCTGTTGATTATAAAGTGCAGGATGAAGTGTATTCATTAAAAGCAAAAGATTTAATTCAAAATGCGTCTATGTCAAAGGATATGAAAGTGGCAATCGATGCGAGCGATATTCAGAAGAAGGTTGCTGAAATTAATAAGGCTAAATCTACATTACATAAAGACTTCGCTTTTAAAACACATTCTGGCTCGGTTATTTCAGTAAAGGGACAAGGATACGGCTGGGCACTAGATGTGGAAAAAGAAACAAAACAAGTTCAACAAGCTTTTGAGAAAGGCGAAAAATCACTTTCTGCTTCTAATATTCACGGGAATGGTTGGGAGAAGGAAGGGATTGGTTATAAAACAACATCGAATAATGGCATCGGAGACACGTATGCAGAAGTTTCCATTGCAGATCAACAAATTTGGATTTATAAAGATGGGAAATTAGTTGTCACAACAAATGTAGTAACGGGTAAACATAGCACGGGTGAAGATACATCACCAGGTGTATGGTACGTATTATATAAACGAACTCCATACACGCTGAGAGGAAGCGCAGTAGGGAAAGCTGATTATGCAGTTAAAGTAGATTATTGGGTTCCATTCACAAATAGTGGTCAAGGATTCCATGATGCCGGTTGGCGAAAAGACTGGGGAAATAATGCTTACTTAACAGGAGGATCAGGCGGGTGTGTAAACCTTCTGCCTAATGTTGCAAAAACTGTGTATGATAGTTTGAACACGTATGATCCAGTTATTGTGTACTAG
- a CDS encoding D-cysteine desulfhydrase, whose amino-acid sequence MNLAKFPRKKYTESYTPIEKLNNFSEALGGPTIYFKRDDLLGLTAGGNKTRKLEFLVADAQAIGADTLITAGGIQSNHCRLTLAAAVKEKMKCILVLEEGLEPEEKRDFNGNYFLYHLLGAENVIVVPNGADLMEEMHKVAKEVSEKGNTPYVIPVGGSNPTGAMGYVACAQEIMTQSFDQGIDFSSVVCVSGSGGMHAGLITGFSGTQSNIPVIGINVSRGKAEQEEKVAKLVEETSAHVGIPNFIPREAVTCFDEYVGPGYALPTPEMVEAVQLLAKTEGILLDPVYTGKAVAGLIDLIKKGTFNKEDNILFVHSGGSPALYANTSLFA is encoded by the coding sequence ATGAATTTAGCTAAATTCCCGAGAAAAAAATATACAGAATCATATACACCAATTGAGAAATTAAACAATTTTTCTGAGGCACTTGGTGGGCCGACTATTTATTTTAAACGAGATGATTTACTTGGTTTAACAGCTGGTGGTAATAAGACGAGAAAGTTAGAGTTTCTAGTTGCGGATGCACAGGCAATAGGTGCAGATACGTTAATTACAGCTGGTGGTATTCAGTCAAACCATTGCCGTCTAACACTTGCAGCTGCGGTAAAAGAAAAAATGAAATGTATTCTTGTGTTAGAAGAAGGGCTTGAGCCAGAAGAGAAACGAGACTTTAACGGAAACTATTTCTTATATCATTTACTAGGTGCTGAAAATGTAATTGTTGTACCAAATGGGGCGGATCTTATGGAAGAAATGCACAAAGTCGCGAAAGAAGTTAGTGAAAAAGGTAATACACCATATGTAATACCAGTTGGTGGATCAAATCCTACTGGTGCAATGGGATACGTTGCTTGTGCACAAGAAATAATGACGCAATCATTTGATCAAGGAATTGATTTCAGTTCAGTCGTTTGCGTAAGCGGTAGCGGCGGTATGCACGCTGGTTTAATTACTGGTTTTTCTGGAACACAAAGTAACATTCCTGTAATCGGAATTAACGTAAGTAGAGGAAAAGCAGAACAAGAAGAGAAAGTAGCAAAACTTGTAGAGGAAACTTCAGCTCACGTTGGTATTCCGAACTTTATCCCGCGTGAAGCTGTCACATGCTTTGATGAATATGTAGGACCAGGTTACGCGTTACCAACACCAGAAATGGTGGAAGCAGTGCAATTACTTGCGAAAACAGAAGGTATTTTACTGGATCCAGTGTATACAGGTAAAGCAGTAGCGGGACTAATTGACTTAATTAAAAAAGGTACATTTAATAAAGAAGACAACATTTTATTCGTACATTCAGGTGGTTCACCAGCGTTATATGCGAATACGTCTTTATTTGCGTAA